A genome region from Macrotis lagotis isolate mMagLag1 chromosome 4, bilby.v1.9.chrom.fasta, whole genome shotgun sequence includes the following:
- the TMED3 gene encoding transmembrane emp24 domain-containing protein 3, translating into MRAPGPRALPPLLLLLLLRAPVLPCTQLTFELPDNAKQCFHEEVEQGMKFTLGYQVISGGHYDVDCFIEDPHGKTIYKETKKQYDSFFHRTEIKGIYKFCFSNEFSTFSHKIVYFDLLIGDEPPILPEMGNRITALTQMESACVTIHEALKTVIDSQTHYRLREAQDRNRADDLNERVSYWSVGETVILFVVSISQVVLLKSFFTEKRPTSGGVSS; encoded by the exons ATGCGGGCCCCGGGGCCGCGGGCGCTGCccccgctgctgctgctgctgctgctgcgggCCCCGGTGCTGCCCTGCACCCAGCTGACTTTCGAACTGCCGGACAACGCCAAGCAGTGCTTCCACGAGGAGGTGGAGCAGGGGATGAAGTTCACCCTGGGTTATCAA GTCATTAGTGGTGGACACTATGATGTAGACTGCTTTATTGAAGACCCCCATGGAAAGACAATTTACAAAGAAACCAAGAAGCAGTATGACAGTTTCTTTCACCGGACAGAGATCAAAGGAATCTACAAGTTTTGCTTCAGTAATGAGTTTTCTACTTTTTCCCACAAAATTGTCTACTTTGACCTTCTTATTGGAGATGAACCCCCCATTCTCCCAGAGATGGGAAACAGAATTACTGCATTGACACAG aTGGAGTCTGCATGTGTGACCATTCATGAAGCTTTGAAAACAGTGATTGATTCTCAGACACATTATCGACTCAGGGAAGCTCAGGACCGGAATCGAGCTGATGACTTGAATGAGCGTGTTTCCTATTGGTCTGTGGGGGAAACAGTCATACTGTTTGTGGTCAGCATCAGTCAGGTGGTGCTTCTGAAAAGCTTCTTCACAGAAAAGAGACCTACCAGTGGAGGTGTCAGCTCATAA